From the genome of Orcinus orca chromosome 5, mOrcOrc1.1, whole genome shotgun sequence, one region includes:
- the LOC101287924 gene encoding RING finger protein 11 encodes MGNCLKSPTSDDISLLHESQSDRASFGEGTEPDQEPPPPYQEQVPVPVYHPTPSQTRLATQLTEEEQIRIAQRIGLIQHLPKGVYDPGRDGSEKKIRECVICMMDFVYGDPIRFLPCMHIYHLDCIDDWLMRSFTCPSCMEPVDAALLSSYETN; translated from the coding sequence ATGGGGAACTGCCTGAAGTCCCCCACTTCGGATGACATCTCCCTGCTTCACGAGTCTCAGTCCGACCGGGCTAGCTTTGGCGAGGGGACGGAGCCGGATCAGGAGCCGCCGCCGCCATATCAGGAACAAGTTCCAGTTCCGGTCTATCATCCAACACCTAGCCAGACTCGCCTAGCAACTCAGCTGACTGAAGAGGAACAAATTAGGATAGCTCAAAGAATAGGCCTTATACAGCATCTGCCTAAAGGAGTTTATGACCCTGGAAGAGATGGATCAGAAAAAAAGATCCGGGAGTGTGTGATCTGTATGATGGACTTTGTTTATGGGGACCCAATTCGATTTCTGCCGTGCATGCACATCTATCACCTGGACTGTATAGATGACTGGTTGATGAGATCCTTCACGTGCCCCTCCTGCATGGAGCCAGTTGATGCAGCACTGCTTTCATCCTACGAGACTAATTGA